In Maniola hyperantus chromosome 20, iAphHyp1.2, whole genome shotgun sequence, the following are encoded in one genomic region:
- the Gcat gene encoding 2-amino-3-ketobutyrate coenzyme A ligase, mitochondrial isoform X2 codes for MALRSKLLRILSNGSQTRQLHELNKKERAGVTKLREVLEDRLQEIKRAKTWKHERVLSSPQDAKVKVQGSEGEFLNFCANNYLGLSNHPEVVEAAREGLKNYGAGLSSVRFICGTQTIHKELENRLAHFHGREDAILYGSCFDANAGLFESMLTPEDAVFSDTLNHASIIDGVRLCKAQKFRYPHRDLKELEHLLAHSEARLKLIVTDGVFSMDGTVAPIRGLRDLADKYRGLLAVDDSHATGFFGETGRGTEEYCGVNGAADIICSTLGKAVSGAAGGYTTGPKELVTLLRNVSRPYLFSNAPPPAIVTAALKSLDLVENSASLRQRLRENTRVFREGMKAAGLTVAGDEHPICPVMVGEAPLAVDLAAGMLERGIYVVAFSYPVVPKGGARVRVQISAAHTLDDVNCAVQAFADVGRNIGLIKS; via the exons ATGGCGCTACGCTCTAAACTCCTGCGCATAC TGTCCAATGGATCACAAACCCGACAGCTACACGAGTTGAACAAAAAGGAGCGTGCGGGAGTGACCAAGCTACGTGAGGTCCTGGAAGACAGGCTTCAAGAAATCAAGCGCGCTAAGACGTGGAAACATGAACGCGTCCTCTCCTCACCGCAGGACGCCAAG GTGAAAGTCCAAGGTTCAGAAGGAGAGTTCCTGAACTTTTGCGCTAACAATTACCTAGGCTTATCG AATCATCCTGAGGTAGTGGAAGCAGCCCGCGAAGGTTTAAAAAATTATGGTGCTGGACTGAGCTCTGTCCGGTTCATCTGTGGAACACAAACTATTCATAAG GAACTGGAAAATCGCCTCGCTCATTTCCACGGCCGCGAGGATGCGATCCTCTACGGGTCTTGCTTCGATGCGAACGCCGGTCTCTTCGAATCGATGCTGACTCCAGAAGACGCGGTGTTCTCTGACACGCTCAACCATGCCTCCATCATAGACGGGGTGCGACTGTGCAAAGCGCAGAAATTCCGCTATCCTCATAGAGATCTCAAAG AGTTGGAACACTTATTGGCTCACAGCGAAGCTAGGCTCAAATTGATCGTCACTGACGGAGTGTTTTCCATGGACGGCACCGTAGCACCTATTCGAGGACTGAGAGACTTGGCTGATAAGTACAGGGGACTGCTGGCAGTGGATGACAGTCATGCTACTGGCTTCTTTGGAGAAACTGGAAG AGGAACGGAAGAATACTGCGGTGTGAACGGTGCAGCAGACATTATCTGCTCGACTCTCGGCAAAGCAGTAAGTGGCGCCGCGGGAGGATACACCACAGGACCAAAAGAACTTGTAACTTTGCTGCGGAATGTCTCCAGACCCTATCTATTCTCTAACGCACCACCACCTGCGATCGTCACGGCTGCCTTAAAG TCTTTAGATCTGGTGGAAAACAGCGCCTCGCTTCGTCAACGCCTTCGTGAGAACACCCGCGTGTTTCGTGAGGGGATGAAGGCAGCCGGGCTCACTGTGGCAGGGGATGAACACCCAATCTGTCCTGTGATGGTGGGCGAGGCGCCATTGGCAGTGGACTTGGCAGCTGGAATGCTGG AACGCGGTATCTACGTAGTGGCGTTCAGCTACCCAGTTGTACCAAAAGGCGGAGCGCGCGTACGCGTGCAAATAAGCGCAGCGCACACGCTCGATGACGTCAACTGCGCCGTACAAGCATTCGCAGACGTCGGCAGGAACATCGGACTTATTAAATCGTAG
- the Gcat gene encoding 2-amino-3-ketobutyrate coenzyme A ligase, mitochondrial isoform X1, translating into MLRRTRYFNIAVSNGSQTRQLHELNKKERAGVTKLREVLEDRLQEIKRAKTWKHERVLSSPQDAKVKVQGSEGEFLNFCANNYLGLSNHPEVVEAAREGLKNYGAGLSSVRFICGTQTIHKELENRLAHFHGREDAILYGSCFDANAGLFESMLTPEDAVFSDTLNHASIIDGVRLCKAQKFRYPHRDLKELEHLLAHSEARLKLIVTDGVFSMDGTVAPIRGLRDLADKYRGLLAVDDSHATGFFGETGRGTEEYCGVNGAADIICSTLGKAVSGAAGGYTTGPKELVTLLRNVSRPYLFSNAPPPAIVTAALKSLDLVENSASLRQRLRENTRVFREGMKAAGLTVAGDEHPICPVMVGEAPLAVDLAAGMLERGIYVVAFSYPVVPKGGARVRVQISAAHTLDDVNCAVQAFADVGRNIGLIKS; encoded by the exons ATGCTAAGGAGGACTAGGTATTTTAACATAGCTG TGTCCAATGGATCACAAACCCGACAGCTACACGAGTTGAACAAAAAGGAGCGTGCGGGAGTGACCAAGCTACGTGAGGTCCTGGAAGACAGGCTTCAAGAAATCAAGCGCGCTAAGACGTGGAAACATGAACGCGTCCTCTCCTCACCGCAGGACGCCAAG GTGAAAGTCCAAGGTTCAGAAGGAGAGTTCCTGAACTTTTGCGCTAACAATTACCTAGGCTTATCG AATCATCCTGAGGTAGTGGAAGCAGCCCGCGAAGGTTTAAAAAATTATGGTGCTGGACTGAGCTCTGTCCGGTTCATCTGTGGAACACAAACTATTCATAAG GAACTGGAAAATCGCCTCGCTCATTTCCACGGCCGCGAGGATGCGATCCTCTACGGGTCTTGCTTCGATGCGAACGCCGGTCTCTTCGAATCGATGCTGACTCCAGAAGACGCGGTGTTCTCTGACACGCTCAACCATGCCTCCATCATAGACGGGGTGCGACTGTGCAAAGCGCAGAAATTCCGCTATCCTCATAGAGATCTCAAAG AGTTGGAACACTTATTGGCTCACAGCGAAGCTAGGCTCAAATTGATCGTCACTGACGGAGTGTTTTCCATGGACGGCACCGTAGCACCTATTCGAGGACTGAGAGACTTGGCTGATAAGTACAGGGGACTGCTGGCAGTGGATGACAGTCATGCTACTGGCTTCTTTGGAGAAACTGGAAG AGGAACGGAAGAATACTGCGGTGTGAACGGTGCAGCAGACATTATCTGCTCGACTCTCGGCAAAGCAGTAAGTGGCGCCGCGGGAGGATACACCACAGGACCAAAAGAACTTGTAACTTTGCTGCGGAATGTCTCCAGACCCTATCTATTCTCTAACGCACCACCACCTGCGATCGTCACGGCTGCCTTAAAG TCTTTAGATCTGGTGGAAAACAGCGCCTCGCTTCGTCAACGCCTTCGTGAGAACACCCGCGTGTTTCGTGAGGGGATGAAGGCAGCCGGGCTCACTGTGGCAGGGGATGAACACCCAATCTGTCCTGTGATGGTGGGCGAGGCGCCATTGGCAGTGGACTTGGCAGCTGGAATGCTGG AACGCGGTATCTACGTAGTGGCGTTCAGCTACCCAGTTGTACCAAAAGGCGGAGCGCGCGTACGCGTGCAAATAAGCGCAGCGCACACGCTCGATGACGTCAACTGCGCCGTACAAGCATTCGCAGACGTCGGCAGGAACATCGGACTTATTAAATCGTAG